Proteins encoded in a region of the Clostridium butyricum genome:
- a CDS encoding flagellar biosynthetic protein FliO codes for MDFEFLKMCIQLFIALGITLGIIFLSYKILGTKVESINNNKYVKVIERTQVTKDNAILVVKVGKKGYVMTCSGSSMERLSELSQEEINEIEENKKRYNKEIMDGYNKVVSASKNNVSKVLKNIRSKEEKHEK; via the coding sequence ATGGATTTTGAATTTTTAAAGATGTGTATCCAACTTTTTATAGCTTTAGGGATAACACTAGGAATTATATTTTTAAGTTATAAGATACTGGGAACAAAAGTTGAAAGTATAAATAATAATAAATATGTAAAAGTCATAGAAAGAACTCAAGTAACAAAAGATAATGCAATTTTAGTTGTTAAAGTTGGAAAAAAGGGTTATGTAATGACATGTTCTGGGAGCAGTATGGAAAGGCTTTCAGAACTATCACAGGAAGAAATTAATGAAATAGAAGAAAATAAGAAAAGATATAATAAGGAAATTATGGATGGATACAACAAAGTTGTTTCAGCATCTAAAAATAATGTTTCTAAGGTATTAAAGAATATAAGATCAAAGGAAGAGAAACATGAGAAATAA
- the fliP gene encoding flagellar type III secretion system pore protein FliP (The bacterial flagellar biogenesis protein FliP forms a type III secretion system (T3SS)-type pore required for flagellar assembly.): protein MRNKRKMLFMFAAAFCFFMIFAIKVHAAPTTTDIPQVNISFGDGSDSPKDYVTNIRLLIFFTVLALLPSIVIMVTSFTRIVVVFSFLKTAIGVTQSVPNQILTGLAIFLTFFIMQPVYSQMNTNGIQPYLENKITQEQAIDEISKPLKEFMAKETRQDDLELFIDINNVDKQSIAEAKDIPFTSLVPAFAISELRTAFEIGFLIFLPFLVIDMVVASVLMSMGMFMLPPTTVALPFKLILFVMVNGWHLLVEQLIKSFM from the coding sequence ATGAGAAATAAGAGAAAAATGTTATTTATGTTTGCAGCAGCATTTTGCTTTTTTATGATATTTGCTATAAAGGTTCATGCAGCTCCAACGACTACAGATATACCACAAGTTAATATTTCTTTTGGAGATGGTTCAGATTCTCCAAAAGATTATGTAACTAATATTAGATTACTTATATTTTTTACAGTACTTGCATTGCTTCCATCAATTGTAATAATGGTGACTAGCTTTACAAGAATAGTAGTTGTATTTTCGTTCTTAAAAACAGCTATAGGTGTAACTCAATCGGTTCCGAACCAAATTCTTACAGGGCTTGCTATCTTTCTTACTTTTTTTATAATGCAGCCCGTTTATAGTCAAATGAATACTAATGGTATTCAACCTTATCTTGAAAACAAGATAACACAAGAACAGGCTATTGATGAAATATCAAAGCCTTTAAAAGAGTTTATGGCAAAAGAAACTAGACAGGATGACCTAGAACTTTTTATTGATATTAACAATGTTGACAAACAAAGTATTGCTGAAGCTAAAGATATACCTTTTACATCCTTAGTACCAGCATTTGCAATTAGTGAACTTAGAACAGCATTTGAAATTGGATTTTTAATATTCTTACCATTTTTAGTTATAGATATGGTAGTGGCAAGTGTTTTAATGTCAATGGGTATGTTTATGCTACCACCTACAACAGTAGCGCTTCCATTTAAACTAATATTATTCGTAATGGTAAATGGATGGCATCTATTAGTAGAACAACTGATAAAAAGTTTTATGTGA
- a CDS encoding flagellar biosynthetic protein FliQ, whose protein sequence is MSEIMLNGVVKDTIVTAIKVGAPILIVVLVLGLIISIIQATTQIQEQTLTFVPKLIATAIVGLMLGNWMLHTVVSFTNRIFDMISRISS, encoded by the coding sequence ATGAGTGAAATAATGCTAAATGGAGTTGTGAAAGATACAATAGTAACAGCAATAAAAGTTGGAGCACCAATTCTTATTGTGGTTCTTGTACTTGGTCTTATAATAAGTATTATTCAAGCAACTACACAGATTCAGGAACAGACATTAACATTTGTACCTAAATTAATAGCAACTGCAATTGTAGGATTAATGCTTGGAAATTGGATGCTTCACACAGTTGTGTCATTTACAAATAGAATATTTGATATGATTTCAAGGATATCATCATAA
- a CDS encoding fused FliR family export protein/FlhB family type III secretion system protein, which yields MIDLAYFLGIFLIFLRISSYFVATKIFFPSGTPIMFKTGFSMILSYGIISGVDHNTVLAIDSNYMIAFYIISEVLTGLILGYITNLVFQAAKLAGSWIDIHAGFSMVTVLDPATQTSTTLMGNLFYFVSLVFFFMINGQELIVKSIYESISIVPLGHTIVYQETVMGAAETIVDFFVLGVKIALPIVLIIVMTDICLGLITRTVPTIPIMIFGMPIKNILGFITFLIIMPTMLKIIGTAIYELPDIFNKIFKLIPVVPLAFVFASDDKTEEATPKKKSDSRKKGQIARSKDVGVALTMVVCTIAVSACWNMMINGFKEVMIYFLQLPTLDNFDKLSLTGISITVIMRVAYGLLPIALPIMVGGIIASLMQTGFLITGEPLKPSFGKLNPLSGIKNMISKRSLVDLCKNLIVISIVSIIAYRYISSNYQQIISMSNIYLPSLNVEIKNLVLGIFKQICIVLIVIAAIDYFVQFKMHNQDLKMSKQEVKEEYKQQEGDPQLKGKIKQKQREMSRQRMMQSVSDATVVITNPTHLAIALKYEEGTDMEAPKVLAKGADYLALKIKSIAKENEIPIIENKPLARMMYDKVEIDSDIPPELYQGVAEILAIVMKIKK from the coding sequence TTGATTGATTTAGCTTACTTTCTAGGAATATTTTTAATATTTCTAAGGATAAGTTCTTATTTTGTAGCAACAAAAATATTTTTTCCAAGTGGGACTCCAATTATGTTTAAAACAGGTTTTTCTATGATATTATCATATGGGATAATTTCTGGAGTTGACCACAATACAGTACTGGCAATTGATAGCAATTATATGATTGCATTTTATATTATCAGTGAAGTATTAACTGGTTTAATATTAGGATACATAACAAATTTAGTTTTTCAGGCAGCAAAGCTTGCTGGAAGCTGGATAGATATTCATGCAGGATTTTCAATGGTTACAGTATTAGATCCTGCAACACAAACATCAACTACTCTTATGGGGAATTTATTTTATTTTGTTTCCCTAGTATTCTTTTTTATGATTAATGGTCAAGAATTAATTGTAAAATCAATATATGAAAGTATTAGTATTGTGCCATTAGGACATACAATAGTTTATCAGGAAACTGTTATGGGAGCTGCTGAGACAATAGTAGATTTTTTTGTACTAGGTGTTAAAATAGCCCTACCAATAGTTTTAATAATAGTTATGACTGATATTTGTTTAGGCCTTATAACAAGGACAGTACCTACAATACCAATAATGATTTTTGGTATGCCTATAAAAAATATACTTGGATTTATAACATTTTTAATAATAATGCCAACAATGCTTAAGATTATTGGAACTGCTATATATGAACTTCCAGATATATTCAACAAAATATTTAAACTCATACCAGTAGTACCACTGGCGTTTGTCTTTGCCAGTGATGATAAAACAGAAGAAGCTACACCTAAGAAAAAATCGGATTCTAGAAAAAAAGGTCAGATTGCAAGAAGTAAAGATGTTGGTGTGGCTCTAACTATGGTAGTATGTACAATTGCTGTTTCAGCTTGCTGGAATATGATGATAAATGGATTTAAAGAAGTAATGATTTATTTTTTACAATTACCTACGTTAGATAATTTTGATAAACTTTCATTAACAGGAATATCAATAACAGTAATAATGAGAGTTGCCTATGGATTGTTACCAATAGCCTTACCAATCATGGTTGGAGGGATTATTGCTAGTTTAATGCAGACTGGATTTTTGATAACAGGAGAACCTTTAAAACCTTCTTTTGGGAAATTAAATCCATTATCGGGAATAAAAAATATGATTTCAAAGAGAAGTCTTGTTGATTTATGTAAAAATCTTATAGTAATATCAATTGTAAGTATTATTGCATATAGATATATTTCTTCTAATTATCAACAAATAATTTCTATGTCCAATATATATTTGCCAAGTCTTAATGTAGAAATTAAAAATCTTGTTTTGGGTATTTTTAAACAAATATGTATAGTTCTTATTGTAATAGCAGCTATTGATTATTTTGTTCAGTTTAAAATGCATAATCAAGATTTAAAGATGTCAAAGCAGGAAGTTAAAGAAGAATATAAACAACAAGAAGGGGATCCACAGCTTAAAGGGAAAATAAAGCAGAAGCAGAGGGAAATGAGTAGACAGAGAATGATGCAGTCAGTATCTGATGCTACAGTAGTAATTACAAATCCTACTCACCTTGCTATTGCGTTAAAATATGAAGAAGGTACAGATATGGAAGCACCAAAGGTTCTTGCAAAAGGTGCTGATTATTTAGCTTTAAAAATAAAATCAATTGCAAAGGAAAATGAAATTCCGATAATTGAAAATAAACCACTTGCAAGAATGATGTATGATAAAGTAGAAATTGATAGTGATATACCACCAGAATTATATCAAGGGGTAGCAGAAATACTTGCAATTGTTATGAAAATTAAAAAATAG